In Aciduliprofundum sp. MAR08-339, a single window of DNA contains:
- a CDS encoding tetratricopeptide repeat protein produces the protein MNCIICGRESERPVCRECSLKIMEEHPFLLRKSLLCSAYEEDLSIEIERGMLTDMGIGKLNSMAREALKGSKQDNALLARAALLFHRRFSSYLENFEIDQDYYLHLAEKFARKVDGEEGDYLLYLIERERGNFKRALKLVDALIRKYGDGYKIHKARLLMDMGDRDAAFLIYEEILRDNRSAWKNLADALLDLGEYGDASKIYAKVVEEDPNSVEAMYNLALSLFKLKRYHEASEILKKVVKKDKYNLDAHLLLLNIYDEEGLEDERKALIAKLKRLGFPGEVLQ, from the coding sequence TGTGGGCGGGAATCCGAGCGTCCTGTTTGTAGGGAATGCTCACTGAAAATCATGGAAGAGCATCCCTTCTTGCTCAGGAAATCCCTTTTGTGCAGTGCATATGAGGAAGATCTGTCCATAGAAATTGAAAGGGGCATGCTCACTGATATGGGTATTGGTAAACTTAACAGCATGGCAAGGGAGGCGCTTAAGGGGAGCAAGCAGGATAATGCACTTCTCGCGAGGGCTGCCCTTCTATTTCACAGAAGATTCTCATCATACCTTGAAAATTTTGAAATTGATCAGGATTACTATCTTCACCTTGCTGAAAAATTTGCCAGGAAGGTCGATGGAGAGGAGGGAGATTATCTCCTTTACCTCATTGAGAGGGAACGTGGAAATTTTAAAAGGGCTCTCAAATTGGTTGATGCTCTAATAAGGAAATATGGAGATGGGTACAAGATTCACAAGGCACGTCTTCTCATGGACATGGGAGACAGGGACGCCGCCTTCCTTATCTACGAGGAAATTCTGAGGGACAACAGGAGTGCTTGGAAGAATCTTGCCGATGCTTTGCTTGATTTGGGAGAGTACGGGGATGCCTCCAAGATCTACGCGAAGGTTGTTGAGGAAGATCCGAATAGCGTGGAGGCCATGTACAATCTTGCCCTATCTCTATTTAAATTGAAAAGATACCACGAAGCCTCTGAAATCCTGAAAAAGGTCGTGAAGAAGGACAAGTACAATCTTGACGCCCACCTTCTTCTTCTGAATATTTACGATGAGGAAGGGCTTGAGGATGAGAGAAAAGCCCTCATTGCAAAGTTGAAGCGCCTTGGTTTTCCCGGGGAGGTGCTTCAATGA